The genomic stretch GGGCACTGTATAGCTACGGATGTATGGGTCGTCAGGATCAATTTTCCCACCTCTTTCTACCTCGAAACTATACTTCGGCAAGTAGAGGGGTTTTTCCTCCATCCTCAATTCAAAAAAATAAGAGACAGTCGCTACAATACTTTCTGCGGTGTCTCTAGATCAACTTAGTCTATTGAAGAATTTGACGGACGTAATCACGTAACTCGAAAAGATCGAAAGGCTTGCTAATATAACACTTCACCCCTTGTTCCTGAGCCCTCTCCATGGTTTGAAGATCTCCATAGGCTGTCATCATAATCACTTGAACCTCTTTATTAAACATCCTAATCTCTTTTAGTGTGTCAATACCATTCATTTCTGGCATCTTCATATCCATAATTATCAATTCCGGTTGGAAATCCTCGAGCAAATGAAGCGCTTCATTGCCGTTTTCAGCCATCTTTACACGATGACCTTCTTCCTTGAAGGCTTCAAAAAGAAGTCGGCGAATCCCCATCTGATCATCTACAACGAGTATGTTGGCCATATATTACCATCTCCTTCCGCCAATAATTATGGTTATTCTGGATAAGTTTGTAAATATCCTTCTTTTATTTCACGTTTCGTGATTAATCTTTCTTCCGACCAATATTGTCTTAACATGCGAGGGTTAGCCTGAGTCCGCCTTAAAGGCAGAATCACCACGTCCCCAACCTGACAGGTAAGCCTGCCTACATCGAGAACAGTCAACTGCATACCAATTTTGCCCGCCACGCGAATCGAATGGCCTTGCCAAGCCACAGTCTCTTGACCGACAAAAATCCCGCAAAGAGCGAGGAAATTTTTAATAATAATTTTAATAAAATCCCAAAAACCTTGAGGTATAAAATGAGGCTGTACCCCAAAGCCATCGGCATATCCCACGGGGATTACAGCCAAACGAGTCTCTGCTTTGGTACGATAAATGCTTTGATAGCCGACAAAGGTTCCTTTAGGCACCTGGCGAAGACTGACAATCTGAGCTTTAGCAATCCAAGGATCCTGAAGCTTTAGCATACCGGCAAAGGAGGTCGAAGGAAAATGACCCACAAGAAGGGTTCCAGTCCTGATAAAATCAAGATGCCACTCCGGATAATCCAAAAAAGCAGCACTGTTGCAGATATGCTTCCATAAGCCTACAAATCCATGCTGCTCCATTTTCTTGACCCCTCGCTGAAAGGTATCATACTGCTGTTGAGTATAGGTCCGATCAAGCAGAGCAGCCCGTGCCAGATGAGTATAGATGCCGACGGGATTAATAGAGTCCGCTGCTTTTAAGGATTCAGCAAGATCTTCCCAGTCCTTCTCGAAAAAGCCGGTCCTGCCCATCCCCGTCTCTAATTTGAGGTGAACTTGAGCTTCCTTCCCCAATTGAGCTGCCACGGTTGCACATTGAGTAAGTATACTGAAGTCCCCTATAGTCAGCTGGAGGTCGGCCTCGAGAGCCCCTTCTATCTGCTTTGAAGATACGGGCCCTAGTACCAAAATGATGCCTTGAATCCCCTGCTGGCGCAAAATCAAACCTTCTTCGACGGTGGTTACGGCAAAGGCTTCGCAGCCTAATTTCTGCAGTGTCTGAGCGATGGGAACTGCCCCTAAGCCATAGGCATCAGCCTTCACGACGGCCATGACTCGGGCACCTTGGCTAAGGTGTTGGGTAATTTCACGGTAGTTATGGGCTATGGCGTCTAGGTTAATATCGATCCAAGCGTTACTCATTGTGATCGCCACCTTTGGTGAAGTTTGCTTTGTTAAGTCGCGTTATTTCTGGGGTATGCTTATAAGGTTATCAGACTGCTCAGGTCCGCTTTTATGAAAAGTCGGGTCGTGTAGCTTCACGCACAACACTCACTCAGTAGCTCCAGGGCTGGCAAACTCGCTTTCGTCGCAACTCCGCCAAACCACAGGGTAGTACCTGATGTGAACCTGCGGCTCCGTTATGCAACGAAAGCCTCGTTCGCCTGACCACCCCTCCACTAAAATCGTTCGTTCCTGTGCGTGAAGCTACGCTTATGGGTCTTTTTTGTAAGAGGCACTCAGTGTGCTCTGCTTTAGCTGAGCCATAAGAAGCTCTAGTTTTACACAGAAGAATTCTTCGTGAAACTTTTGGTTCAGGATAGGACTACCCAAGGATTTTGATATACGGAAGAGAGCGACCTCAAAGCGAGCAGCTACCCGTTCTTCGCGAAAAGCTTGCAGCGGAGTCGGGTTGGAAACAGGACGTTTCCAACCGGCTACGAGGCAGGAGCCGATTTAGCCGGTGTCCCGATGGAGCGGAGAGCTTGAGCGATTAGAACGGGTGCGCGCAGCTTTCTTAGCGAACGTGTATAGCAAAATCCTGGAGAAGCTACCCTGAGTAACCTGATAACTTTACCCCCGATTTCTCCGTCTCAGCTTCCCAATAATCCCCTTAACCACATCGGAGTATATAGGCTCAAGAGTATTCCAGAGCGAGTAAACCACCGGGCGGTAGACCAGATCCCATTCGCCAATAAACTCGGTATACTCACCATTGAAGCCCTTTTTAAAACGGTATAGGCCGTAGAGAGGATTATCTTCAGTGAGATGTCCAGGGACGCCGCGAAAATCGTAGAGGGTGCAGCCTCTGGATTTGGCCCAGCGAATCATTTCCCATTGGATTAGATAGTTGGGCATGACGTTGCGATGAGCGTTAGAGGAGGCACCGTAGAGATACCAGGCCTTCTCTCCAATAATTAGGGCTAAGGTGCCGGCGATGATCTGTCCTTCATATTCGGCAACGAATACCTCTGCCATTCCTACTGGGTTGAGCTCATTATACATATCTTCAAAATAGGAGTACGAACGAACTAAGAATTTATCCCGCTCAGTGGTTTCCTTAAGGACGCGATAAAATTCCGGTAAATCAGCTTTTGTACCAATCCGAATGGTAACTCCCTTTTTCGTTGCAAGTTTGACATTATAGCGTGTCTTCTGATGCATTTGGGCTAGGAGAGTTTCTTCAGCGGGGCTAATATCGAGACGAAAGACGTATTTAGGTTGGACACCCTCAAAGCCCTTTCCTGTTTCTGCGGAACGAAAGCCACGGGATTTAAAATAGTTCTCCAACTCTTGTGCGGAAGATGGAACATCCGGGTCGACCTTAAGGAAAATTGCCCCCCGCTTTTTGGCTAATTTCCTAACTTCCAAAAGAAGAGCATCGAACAACGACTCATCCTTCCAATCCAGCACAGGTCCCCGTGAAGCATAGAAAATAGGGGTCCCAATCACCGGAATCTTCCGTTCCAGGATGGAGATTGCCGCGATAATTTCCCCTTGTCGCTCAAGGACCAGTCGCCAAGGTTTCCAACCGGTTTTACTTTTTAGCTCTCCCCAACCCCAGGTTTGCAACACATGGCCTTTGGGGTGGCGAGCCATAAATTCATCAAAACGCTCTTTTTCTGCGTCGTCAATTATTCTTGCTATATAAGGCATCCCAACAGCCTCCCGTTATTATTCTACATCATATGTTAATTTTTGCCACAAAAAGGCAAGGGCAAACTCAATTTTATGCTTAGGCCCACCTAAAATTATTCCATGGCCATATATAGCCATGGAATAATAGATTCGTTATTTCGTCAATGTAGCTTTGACAAACTCTCTAAAGAGCGGATGAGGACGATTGGGTCGGGATTTGAATTCTGGATGGAATTGAGAAGCTACAAACCAAGGATGGTCAGGATATTCGGTAATTTCGACCAAACGTCCATCGGGAGACGTTCCCGAGAACATTAAGCCCGCCTTCTCTAATTCAGCACGGTATTGGTTATTCACTTCATAGCGATGGCGATGACGTTCATAGATCACTTCATCCTGATAAACAGAGCTAACCGTGGTATTCTCGATAAGCTTCACAGGCGAAATCCCCAGTCGCATAGTACCGCCCTTATCTTCAATTTCTTTTTGCTCAGGTAGGAGGTCGATAACTGGGTAGGGTGTATCCACATCAAATTCAGAGCTATTGGCGTTTTTCATGCCACAAACATTGCGAGCGAACTCAATCACTGCCGTTTGCATACCTAAACAAATTCCTAAGAAAGGCACTTTATTTTCCCTGGCATAGCGAATAGCTTCGATCTTCCCTTCAATTCCGCGATTACCAAAGCCACCGGGAACAAGAATGCCAGCCACTCCCTTTAGGTGTTCCTCCGCGGAGGTCTCTTCAATCCCTTCGGAGTTGACCCAACGAATCTTAATCTTTGTGCGATGTTCAATCCCAGCATGACGCAGTGCTTCTGCTACACTAAGATAAGCATCGGGAAGCTCCACATATTTTCCGACAATTGCAATCTCTGTTTCACTCAGGGGATTATTAATGCGATCGACCATAGCCTTCCATTCTGTCATATCGGCAGGCTTTGCTTCGAGTCCCAAAATCTTCAGGGCAATATCGTCCAGCCCTTCTTCCAGAATATTCAGGGGTACTTCATAAATGCTTTTGGCATCCACCATCTGAATAATCGCTTCTTTGTCAATATCGCAGAATAAGGCTAGTTTTTCCTTCATATCATTCGATATCTCATGTTCTGTACGACACACTAAAATATTGGGTTGAATCCCAATTCCCCGCAGTTCCTTAACTGAGTGTTGGGTGGGCTTTGTCTTCAACTCCCCAGAGGCTTTGAGATAGGGAATCAGAGTGACATGAAGGTAGAGAACATTATCTTTGCCGATATCGCTACGCATTTGGCGAATGGCTTCAAGGAAGGGCAGGGATTCAATATCACCCACTGTTCCCCCGATTTCCGTAATAACAATGTCCGGATGGTTCTCCCGAGCTACTCGGTAAATCCGCTCCTTAATTTCATTGGTAATATGGGGAATGACTTGTACCGTGCCACCTAAGTAATCCCCGCGTCTTTCCTTATTTAAAACAGACCAATAGATTTTCCCCGTAGTCACATTGCTATTTTTAGAGACAGGCACATCAATAAAACGCTCATAGTGCCCCAAGTCTAAGTCCGTTTCTGCTCCGTCATCTGTTACAAATACTTCCCCATGTTGGTAAGGGCTCATGGTTCCTGGGTCAATGTTAATATAAGGATCGAATTTTTGTATTGCTACACTTAAACCTCGATTTTTCAGCAAACATCCCAAAGCGGACGCCGTGATTCCCTTCCCCAAGGAGGATACAACTCCACCTGTGACAAAAATAAATTTCGTCATTTTTCCCCATCCTTTCTTCGACCAAATTCTTCTTTCAGTGTTTATGAAGGTTTCCGCACAGCAGTAAAATGATGAATTATCATCGAATAAGCCGAACGCATGCACATAAAAAAAGCTAGTCCGCAAGACGCACTAGCTTTATTTTTACCATTTATACTTATTCTAGCCAGATTTCAAAGGGCTGTCAAGGCGATTCTACAGGTTTTAGCATAGTTTATTCCAATTCCACTCATTTATTGTCATCGCCAAGAATTATCTTTTTGATATGAAACCTCTTCCGCCTCTGTATCCACTATTTCTTCGACATCTTCCTCTACATCGTCGAAAAGCAATTCCTTATCCAAATCTAACTCGACATCTAAGTCTACCTCATCATTTCCATAATCATCGGCTGTTCTTTTGTTTAACAAGGTAATCGTCGGAACTTTGCGTGTGCTCTTGCCGGGGGCCCATACTTTTAGTCCCCATTCTCCATTACCAACATAGGTAAACCGGGCATCCAAATTAATCTGAGTTAACACCCTGGAGATTGCCGCTGGATGCTGAGGTTGCTCTTGTTGGCTCAATACTTCGACGATAAAGTCTTGATAATACATGGGACGACCTTGTGCTGCAAGAATCTTGACCGCTATATCTTCATCTGATGGCTTTAGTTTCTGTGGTAGGGAATGGGTCAATGTAACACCGCCCTTCTTCAATCTCTGAATAGTTAGACAGTATATTCGACCCACCCCTAATTATTTCCTGCTAAGCTTTATTTATATTACATTCTTTCTGGTGCCGTCACGCCGAGAATGCCCAAGACATTGGCTATAACGTACTTTGTTGAATGTACCAGACCCAAACGGGCCTCTCTTAATCCTTCATCTTCCACTAGGACTCTTTGACTGTTGTAAAAGGAGTGGAAAAGTGCTGCAAGGTCTAAAACATAGCGCGCCAAACGATGGGGCTCGGTCAAACGGGCAGCTACTTCTATTTCATTAGGGAGTTCGGCAATCTTCTTTAAAAGCTCTCGCTCTTCTGTGCTGTCTAGACTCTTAAGGTTGTTCGCTTGGGGCATTCCCTCAGTAGTGTAGCCAAGCTCAGCTGCTTGGCGCAGAATGCTGCAAAGCCGGGCATGGGCGTATTGGACATAATACACTGGATTATCGGAGGACTCTGCTTTTGCTAAATCCAAGTCAAACTCTACGGTAGAATCAGGATCCCGCATGATAAAGAAGAATCGAGCTGCGTCCTTGCCCACTTCATCCATCAATTCTCTTAAGGTGATGTATTGTCCAGAGCGTTTGGACATACGCACGACTTCGCCTTCTTGAATCAAACGAACCAGCTGCATAAGGATAATCTGGAGATTATCCGGATCATACCCTAAAGCAGACATAGCTCCTTTCATCCGTGCGACATGGCCGTGATGGTCAGCACCCCATATATTGATAACCTGGTCAAATCCCCGCTCATATTTATTCCGATGATAGGCAATGTCAGCAGCAAAATAAGTGGGCGTCCCATTGGTACGAACCACAACCTCATCCTTCTCATCCCCGAACAAGGTGGACTTTAGCCATTGGGCACCTTCCTTTTCATAGATATAGCCTTTTTGCTCCAGCTTCTCCATTGTATCTTTGACAAAGCCAGAATCATGAAGGGATTGCTCACTAAACCAGACGTCATAATGAACACCCATATCGGTGAGGGTTTCCCGGATATCGGTAAGTTTCTCCTCCAAGGCATAGCGAACTAGGAATTCCCGACGGAGGTCCTCTTCCACATTGCCATATTTATCTCCGACCTTATCAATTAGTCCTTTGACCGTATCAACTAAGTCTTCCCCATGATAGCCCCCTTCAGGGAAGGGCACGTCATGACCCAGAAGTTGGAGATAGCGGGCTTCTAGAGATAAAGCAAAGTTATGAATTTGGTTCCCTGCATCGTTAATATAAAATTCCCGGCTGACTTCATAACCAGCCATGTTCAACAGAGAAGCTAAACTATCCCCTAAGGCTGCACCCCGGGCGTTGCCCATGTGAAGTAGTCCTGTGGGGTTGGCACTGACGAATTCCACTTGAACTTTCTTCCCTTGACCTAGGTTGACTCTTCCATAATCTACACCTTGGTTAAGAACCTCTGGAATGACCCCTGTCAACCAATTAGGATCTAAACGGAGATTAATGAACCCCGGACCGGCAATTTCACATGAAGTAATATAAGTTCCTTCTGTATCCAGATTCTTAATTAGAATAGTAGCAATGTCGCGGGGGGCCTTCCGGGCTTGCTTAGTTAAAACCATGGCTAGATTTGTGGCCCAATCCCCATGTTGCTTTTCTCGGGGTTCTTCCAAAACATAGCTAGGTAGGCTTTCAAAGTTAAGTTCCCCATTTTTTCGAGCTGTCTCTGCAGCCTTTGCTAAATTAGCGTAGATGGTGTCTTTAATAGTAATGAACAAACTCATTGAGGAGCGTCCTCCTTTATATTAATTCGCAATCTATTGTGACTGACTAACTGGTCGCCAGAAAAAAGATCATATTTTAGAGTAATATTTCCTTCCAGCTCTGTCAAGTGAATCTCCATTTCCTTCGTCTCCACTTCCAAAAACAAAGACCCCTGAGGAGTAACGTAAGATGAGCCATGGCGTATCCCTCGTTCAAAGATCTGCTTATGATCGATAGCCCCCATTCGGTTCAGAGACACTCGGGTAGGCTCAATTTTAAGTGAAGTTGTCACTCCGTCCATCCCCGTTATTTCAGTATCACGGTAAATGATGTAATAGGCTCCGGCACGATGATGAAAAGTGCCTACTGTGGTGAACTCCATGTGATCATTATGACCCTCCGGATAATGTTGGGTACTACTGACCTGAATCAATACCTTATCAGTCACGGGGATCTCCTTTCTTAGCCCATCTTAATGTACTAAGACATACTAGTACTTCGACATTTAAACACATTTTCTTAAGCTCAATAATATATAAGTTCTATTATATATTAATCTCTACTCTCTGTGTGATTAAAACTTCCGATAAATCAACAAGGTGATAATGCCTAATCATTATCACCTTGTCTTCTAGTATACCCTATTTTGGCATGACTTCAACGAAGCACTGTCGTCATAGATACTTTATTA from Desulfitobacterium dichloroeliminans LMG P-21439 encodes the following:
- a CDS encoding response regulator → MANILVVDDQMGIRRLLFEAFKEEGHRVKMAENGNEALHLLEDFQPELIIMDMKMPEMNGIDTLKEIRMFNKEVQVIMMTAYGDLQTMERAQEQGVKCYISKPFDLFELRDYVRQILQ
- the alr gene encoding alanine racemase, whose protein sequence is MSNAWIDINLDAIAHNYREITQHLSQGARVMAVVKADAYGLGAVPIAQTLQKLGCEAFAVTTVEEGLILRQQGIQGIILVLGPVSSKQIEGALEADLQLTIGDFSILTQCATVAAQLGKEAQVHLKLETGMGRTGFFEKDWEDLAESLKAADSINPVGIYTHLARAALLDRTYTQQQYDTFQRGVKKMEQHGFVGLWKHICNSAAFLDYPEWHLDFIRTGTLLVGHFPSTSFAGMLKLQDPWIAKAQIVSLRQVPKGTFVGYQSIYRTKAETRLAVIPVGYADGFGVQPHFIPQGFWDFIKIIIKNFLALCGIFVGQETVAWQGHSIRVAGKIGMQLTVLDVGRLTCQVGDVVILPLRRTQANPRMLRQYWSEERLITKREIKEGYLQTYPE
- a CDS encoding lipid II:glycine glycyltransferase FemX: MPYIARIIDDAEKERFDEFMARHPKGHVLQTWGWGELKSKTGWKPWRLVLERQGEIIAAISILERKIPVIGTPIFYASRGPVLDWKDESLFDALLLEVRKLAKKRGAIFLKVDPDVPSSAQELENYFKSRGFRSAETGKGFEGVQPKYVFRLDISPAEETLLAQMHQKTRYNVKLATKKGVTIRIGTKADLPEFYRVLKETTERDKFLVRSYSYFEDMYNELNPVGMAEVFVAEYEGQIIAGTLALIIGEKAWYLYGASSNAHRNVMPNYLIQWEMIRWAKSRGCTLYDFRGVPGHLTEDNPLYGLYRFKKGFNGEYTEFIGEWDLVYRPVVYSLWNTLEPIYSDVVKGIIGKLRRRNRG
- a CDS encoding CTP synthase; amino-acid sequence: MTKFIFVTGGVVSSLGKGITASALGCLLKNRGLSVAIQKFDPYINIDPGTMSPYQHGEVFVTDDGAETDLDLGHYERFIDVPVSKNSNVTTGKIYWSVLNKERRGDYLGGTVQVIPHITNEIKERIYRVARENHPDIVITEIGGTVGDIESLPFLEAIRQMRSDIGKDNVLYLHVTLIPYLKASGELKTKPTQHSVKELRGIGIQPNILVCRTEHEISNDMKEKLALFCDIDKEAIIQMVDAKSIYEVPLNILEEGLDDIALKILGLEAKPADMTEWKAMVDRINNPLSETEIAIVGKYVELPDAYLSVAEALRHAGIEHRTKIKIRWVNSEGIEETSAEEHLKGVAGILVPGGFGNRGIEGKIEAIRYARENKVPFLGICLGMQTAVIEFARNVCGMKNANSSEFDVDTPYPVIDLLPEQKEIEDKGGTMRLGISPVKLIENTTVSSVYQDEVIYERHRHRYEVNNQYRAELEKAGLMFSGTSPDGRLVEITEYPDHPWFVASQFHPEFKSRPNRPHPLFREFVKATLTK
- the rpoE gene encoding DNA-directed RNA polymerase subunit delta; amino-acid sequence: MKKGGVTLTHSLPQKLKPSDEDIAVKILAAQGRPMYYQDFIVEVLSQQEQPQHPAAISRVLTQINLDARFTYVGNGEWGLKVWAPGKSTRKVPTITLLNKRTADDYGNDEVDLDVELDLDKELLFDDVEEDVEEIVDTEAEEVSYQKDNSWR
- the argS gene encoding arginine--tRNA ligase, coding for MSLFITIKDTIYANLAKAAETARKNGELNFESLPSYVLEEPREKQHGDWATNLAMVLTKQARKAPRDIATILIKNLDTEGTYITSCEIAGPGFINLRLDPNWLTGVIPEVLNQGVDYGRVNLGQGKKVQVEFVSANPTGLLHMGNARGAALGDSLASLLNMAGYEVSREFYINDAGNQIHNFALSLEARYLQLLGHDVPFPEGGYHGEDLVDTVKGLIDKVGDKYGNVEEDLRREFLVRYALEEKLTDIRETLTDMGVHYDVWFSEQSLHDSGFVKDTMEKLEQKGYIYEKEGAQWLKSTLFGDEKDEVVVRTNGTPTYFAADIAYHRNKYERGFDQVINIWGADHHGHVARMKGAMSALGYDPDNLQIILMQLVRLIQEGEVVRMSKRSGQYITLRELMDEVGKDAARFFFIMRDPDSTVEFDLDLAKAESSDNPVYYVQYAHARLCSILRQAAELGYTTEGMPQANNLKSLDSTEERELLKKIAELPNEIEVAARLTEPHRLARYVLDLAALFHSFYNSQRVLVEDEGLREARLGLVHSTKYVIANVLGILGVTAPERM
- a CDS encoding DUF1934 domain-containing protein → MTDKVLIQVSSTQHYPEGHNDHMEFTTVGTFHHRAGAYYIIYRDTEITGMDGVTTSLKIEPTRVSLNRMGAIDHKQIFERGIRHGSSYVTPQGSLFLEVETKEMEIHLTELEGNITLKYDLFSGDQLVSHNRLRINIKEDAPQ